A part of Citrifermentans bremense genomic DNA contains:
- the cheB gene encoding chemotaxis protein CheB yields MIRLLVVEDSKTVQKALVAAFEADPELQVVGVAESGEEAVEAAANLKPDLITMDLHLSGMNGLEATRAIMSSSPVPIVIVSGKIDTGDSDLLFRFMEAGVLMVLPKPAPVGTPGYRESVASLIHHIKLMSEIKVVRRVFPAGVPAPWPKIPPVRESGSIKVIAIGASTGGPPLLRQILAALPEKLGAAVLVVQHMAVGFTENFVHWLNHHSRMPVRLAADGMVITAGEVYVAPDGCHMEATPAGRISLSCAPPENGVRPSVDALFRSVAQSYGSSAAGIILSGMGKDGAAELKTLKERGGLCIAQDRESSLVFGMPGEAIKIDAVQHVLSPEGIINLLAAVTKKGAQEASK; encoded by the coding sequence ATGATCAGACTACTTGTGGTGGAGGACTCTAAAACGGTGCAGAAGGCCCTGGTGGCCGCCTTTGAGGCGGACCCGGAGCTTCAGGTAGTAGGCGTCGCCGAAAGCGGCGAGGAGGCGGTCGAAGCCGCCGCGAACCTGAAGCCCGACCTGATCACCATGGACCTGCACCTCTCCGGGATGAACGGCCTGGAGGCAACCCGCGCCATCATGTCCAGCTCCCCGGTCCCGATCGTGATCGTCTCCGGGAAGATCGACACCGGCGACTCCGACCTTTTGTTCCGCTTCATGGAGGCAGGGGTCCTGATGGTGCTACCGAAGCCCGCCCCGGTGGGGACTCCCGGCTACCGCGAATCGGTGGCAAGCCTGATCCACCACATAAAGCTCATGTCCGAGATCAAGGTGGTGCGGCGGGTATTTCCAGCAGGCGTCCCCGCCCCCTGGCCAAAGATCCCGCCAGTAAGGGAAAGCGGCTCCATCAAGGTGATCGCCATCGGGGCCTCAACCGGCGGCCCGCCGCTGTTGCGCCAGATCCTCGCCGCCCTTCCCGAGAAGCTCGGGGCCGCCGTGCTGGTGGTGCAGCACATGGCGGTCGGCTTCACCGAAAACTTCGTGCACTGGCTGAACCACCACTCGCGGATGCCGGTGCGTCTTGCCGCCGACGGCATGGTCATCACCGCGGGAGAGGTTTACGTGGCGCCCGACGGCTGCCACATGGAAGCCACGCCGGCGGGAAGGATCTCACTCTCCTGCGCCCCCCCCGAAAACGGGGTCCGTCCCTCCGTCGACGCCCTATTCCGCTCGGTCGCCCAGAGCTACGGCTCCAGCGCCGCCGGGATCATCCTCTCCGGGATGGGAAAGGACGGCGCGGCGGAGCTGAAGACCCTGAAAGAGCGCGGCGGGCTCTGCATCGCGCAGGACCGGGAGAGCTCCCTTGTGTTCGGCATGCCCGGGGAAGCGATAAAGATCGACGCCGTGCAGCACGTGCTCTCCCCGGAGGGGATCATCAACCTGCTTGCGGCGGTTACCAAGAAGGGCGCGCAGGAAGCGTCAAAGTGA
- a CDS encoding hybrid sensor histidine kinase/response regulator codes for MGDTEALMRELLDTFELEAQEHVGALATLLVALERENEEGEQARLVETVLRRVHTLKGAAHAVNLVAVAQGCQELETLLASLKRGELALDLDLFDRLHRDIDAVASGIAHARASLSPPPPPAAAPSSEAAPGEQALRGDSLSGAGPGRTSTEAFAAAGEPSELHAAAAPAPRPAPRGAAEETVKVSARLLESLLLQSEELVSAKLSAAALHEEIAALAAEVSERAAERSRALEMARKSLKQGSSPQEKALAQQLEQGCQNEKVLEATLRRLEKGAEKNLWALRSMIDPLLDEVKKLHLLPFSSLADPFSKMVRDLARQLGKEAELHCEGSELELDRRILAELKEPLLHLVRNMLDHGIEAPAERRRSGKPEKGKLRLEMKLKDGNRAELSVSDDGCGIDLEQVREAALRQELAPRETLERTAGQELLQFIFESGVSTSRTVSSISGRGVGLAIVREALERLGGHVAVESAPGAGTRFRLYFPLSFAMMRALQVQVAGRDCFLPAAGIEKSGRVAPEQVKRVENRDTVLVEGEVLALVPLARLLGVPAPAAPERMLSYVLLHAGEKRIACAVDQVVGVQEILVKPLGSQLSRVRNVAGGTMSGDGKVVPVLSIADLFRSAFADQAPLQAPEEAASQVQAARLSVLVAEDSITSRTLLKNILEASGYRVRTAIDGLDALTQLKTEPFDVVVSDVEMPRMDGFQLTAAIRADGRFTALPVILVTGLESRADRERGIDVGASAYLVKSSFDQSGLIDVIRKLT; via the coding sequence ATGGGTGACACCGAAGCCCTGATGAGGGAGCTCCTCGACACCTTCGAACTGGAGGCGCAGGAGCACGTGGGCGCGCTCGCCACGCTCCTCGTCGCGCTCGAGCGCGAAAACGAGGAAGGCGAGCAGGCGCGCCTGGTCGAGACCGTATTGAGGCGCGTGCACACGCTCAAGGGTGCGGCGCACGCGGTGAACCTGGTCGCCGTGGCCCAGGGGTGCCAGGAACTGGAGACCCTCCTGGCATCTTTGAAGCGAGGCGAGCTTGCGCTCGACCTCGACCTCTTCGACAGGCTGCACCGCGACATCGACGCCGTGGCCTCAGGGATCGCGCACGCACGGGCGAGCCTGTCTCCCCCTCCGCCCCCCGCCGCGGCCCCGTCCTCGGAAGCGGCGCCTGGGGAGCAAGCCCTGCGAGGAGACAGCCTCTCGGGCGCTGGGCCCGGCAGAACCTCCACCGAGGCGTTTGCCGCTGCCGGGGAGCCATCGGAGCTTCACGCTGCGGCTGCCCCTGCACCCCGCCCTGCCCCGCGCGGCGCGGCCGAGGAAACGGTGAAGGTCTCGGCGCGCCTTTTGGAGTCGCTTTTGCTGCAGTCAGAGGAGCTCGTTTCGGCGAAGCTCTCCGCAGCGGCGCTGCACGAGGAAATAGCGGCGCTGGCCGCCGAAGTTTCGGAGCGCGCCGCCGAGCGTTCGCGGGCTCTGGAAATGGCCAGGAAGTCGCTCAAGCAAGGGTCCTCGCCGCAGGAGAAGGCGCTAGCCCAGCAGCTCGAACAGGGTTGCCAAAACGAGAAGGTGCTGGAGGCAACGCTGCGTCGCCTGGAGAAGGGGGCCGAGAAGAACCTCTGGGCGCTGCGCAGCATGATAGACCCGCTGCTGGACGAGGTGAAGAAACTGCACCTGCTCCCCTTCTCCTCCCTTGCCGACCCCTTCTCCAAGATGGTGCGCGACCTGGCCCGGCAACTGGGCAAGGAAGCGGAGCTTCACTGCGAGGGGAGCGAGCTGGAGCTGGACCGCCGCATCCTGGCTGAGCTGAAGGAACCGCTTTTGCACCTGGTGCGCAACATGCTCGACCACGGCATAGAGGCCCCAGCCGAGCGCCGGCGCTCAGGGAAGCCGGAGAAAGGGAAGCTGCGCCTGGAGATGAAGCTCAAAGACGGCAACCGCGCCGAGCTCTCGGTGAGCGACGACGGCTGCGGCATCGACCTCGAACAGGTGCGGGAAGCGGCCCTAAGGCAGGAGCTCGCCCCCAGGGAAACCCTGGAGCGGACGGCCGGCCAGGAGCTGCTCCAGTTCATCTTCGAATCCGGGGTCTCCACCAGCAGGACCGTCAGCAGCATCTCCGGGCGCGGGGTGGGGCTCGCCATAGTGCGCGAGGCGCTGGAAAGACTGGGTGGACACGTGGCGGTCGAGAGCGCGCCGGGGGCGGGAACCCGCTTCCGCCTCTACTTCCCCCTTTCCTTCGCCATGATGCGGGCCCTCCAGGTGCAGGTCGCCGGGCGGGACTGCTTCCTGCCGGCAGCGGGCATCGAGAAAAGCGGGAGGGTGGCGCCGGAGCAGGTAAAGAGGGTGGAAAACCGCGACACGGTGCTGGTGGAAGGAGAGGTGCTGGCGCTCGTCCCGCTTGCGCGCCTTTTGGGGGTCCCGGCGCCGGCCGCCCCGGAGCGCATGCTGAGCTATGTGCTGCTGCACGCAGGCGAGAAGCGGATCGCCTGCGCCGTGGACCAGGTGGTCGGGGTGCAGGAGATCCTGGTCAAGCCTTTGGGAAGCCAGCTGTCGCGGGTGAGAAACGTGGCGGGGGGAACCATGTCCGGCGACGGGAAGGTGGTCCCGGTCCTGAGCATCGCCGACCTGTTCCGCTCGGCCTTCGCGGACCAGGCGCCGCTCCAGGCTCCAGAGGAGGCCGCTTCCCAGGTGCAGGCGGCGCGGCTTTCTGTGCTGGTTGCGGAAGACTCCATCACTTCGCGCACGCTCTTGAAGAACATCCTGGAGGCTTCCGGATACCGGGTGCGCACCGCCATCGACGGCCTCGACGCTCTGACCCAGCTGAAGACCGAGCCGTTCGACGTCGTGGTTTCCGACGTGGAGATGCCGCGCATGGACGGCTTCCAGCTCACAGCCGCCATCAGGGCCGACGGCCGCTTCACCGCGCTGCCGGTGATCCTCGTCACCGGGCTTGAGTCCCGCGCCGACCGCGAGCGCGGCATCGACGTCGGCGCCAGCGCCTACCTGGTGAAAAGCAGCTTCGACCAAAGCGGCCTCATCGACGTGATAAGAAAACTGACCTGA